In Kaistella sp. 97-N-M2, the sequence AGTCTCATAACATCTTTACGAAATACATCGACGATCAAAATTTCCGTAAGATTATTTTGAACGGTATGAAATCGAAATTCGCGAATCGTTTTTCGGAGCAATTAACTTTATTTTAATGACGACGTTGGTATACGACGGCAGTTTTGAAGGTTTGCTGACGGCGGTCTTTGAAGTTTTCGAATACAAATACACCGAGGTCGATATCGTCAGTTTTAGCAATTATCATCAGGAAAATATTTTTGCGCAGGTTCACGAAGTTGTAACCGACGTCGCAAAATCCGAGCGGGTTTTAAATAAGATCAAAATCAATCTCGGCAGCGAAGGAATCTCCCGTTTACTGCTGGTTTATTTCTCGGAAAAACCTGTGGCAGAGAAGTTAATATTGAGCGCTGTACGGCATTCGCTTCAAAATCCCGGCAAAAATATTCTTCAGGATTTTGGTAATGACGATATTTTAGATATTGCGAAAATCTGTAAATCCGTTGGGCGCGAAATACACCGCATGCATGCTTTTGTCCGTTTCGAAAAACTGCAGGATGAAGTATATTTTTCGAAAATTGAACCGGATTTTAATGTGCTTCCGCTTATTTTAAAACATTTTAAAAACCGTTATCAGGATCAAAAGTGGATGATTTTTGATCTGAAAAGACATTACGGAATTTTTTATGATATGAATGAAGTCGATTTTTTTTATCCGGACGAAATCCCGACGAAAGATTTCAGAAAAACCGAAAATCTGCTGCATGAGGAAGAGGTCGCCTATCAAAAATTGTGGCAGCGCTACTTTTTCAAGACCAATATTCCGGAACGGAAAAATTTAAAATTACATCATCAATCCCTGCCAAAACGCTACTGGAAATATCTGACGGAAAAATATTAAAGCCGCTCATCGCTCGCTGGTACAAAAATGGCTTCTGCTTTTGAAAAAAAAATCTTTTTTGCGCAGTCAATAATCACCCCTCAATCCTCAATAACACTGAATGAAACTCGTAAAATTCACCAACAAAGGCATTTACTGCATTCCGGGCAAGTTTTATCTCGATCCCTGGCGACCTGTCGATTTGGCCGTCATCTCCCACGGCCATGGTGATCACGCAAAATGGGGCATGAAAAAATATCTTTGTCATCACTTTACGAAACCTATTTTAAAGATCAGAATTGGCGAAGATATCGAGGTGCAAAGTTTGGGTTACAATGAACCCATCATGATTAACGGCGTTAAAGTCAGTTTTCATCCGGCCGGTCATATCGTGGGTTCCTGCCAGATCCGTATGGAATATAAAGGTTTTGTAACGGTTTTTTCGGGTGATTATAAAGTTCAGGACGATGGAATTTCTACGCCGTTCGAAGTCGTAAAGTGTAACGAATTCATTACCGAAAGCACTTTTGGC encodes:
- a CDS encoding TIGR03915 family putative DNA repair protein, which codes for MTTLVYDGSFEGLLTAVFEVFEYKYTEVDIVSFSNYHQENIFAQVHEVVTDVAKSERVLNKIKINLGSEGISRLLLVYFSEKPVAEKLILSAVRHSLQNPGKNILQDFGNDDILDIAKICKSVGREIHRMHAFVRFEKLQDEVYFSKIEPDFNVLPLILKHFKNRYQDQKWMIFDLKRHYGIFYDMNEVDFFYPDEIPTKDFRKTENLLHEEEVAYQKLWQRYFFKTNIPERKNLKLHHQSLPKRYWKYLTEKY